Proteins from a single region of Amblyomma americanum isolate KBUSLIRL-KWMA chromosome 10, ASM5285725v1, whole genome shotgun sequence:
- the LOC144106416 gene encoding LOW QUALITY PROTEIN: uncharacterized protein LOC144106416 (The sequence of the model RefSeq protein was modified relative to this genomic sequence to represent the inferred CDS: inserted 2 bases in 1 codon) gives MEKCKVKELLQICVELGIELGSAKRKNAILEVMRTGDVTAEEAEEAWADINELWEQQEKRREEEGKRREEEKEEKRREEERREKRREEEKEEKRREEEKEEKRREHEFKMKELEARISSPAPSLASDGPRIRDQLPPFVVGEDMAKYLVKFELVCERNGIERSLWAQNLSALLPGEASNVITCLSKEAFESYSDVKEAQLRKYKLSPEAFRQRFRYAKKGRESNVDFAFRLTADLVEWLKGEEVFDDRDKSIECIALEQFYRCIDEDIRLWLQDRLKEVKLSKAAELAEEYYTRRSMHSTAVRVEKTDRRDGFSRKSDERKQITRRESRKDESLTEETLREGQNASQKANDGPKQRNDATRSFEXKRKPLTCYNCQKQGHIAANCQEKIAFATIRETNKNMRLLEPYMQEIMVNSKKCRALRDSAGTMDVVHPSFVSSSDFTGECAWIRQVAEEESVMLPIATVIVEGEFGKLNTEAAVSAALPEHFPYLFSNSSEQLLKDQGESFFADVAYMALTRSKARQLSKELDLAAVSEQRGDARTDQGNLSGEQAREMQSSEAGLGERGLEVTGSDTCSASRDVDTTAQLGDAGSTLAPVSASWQQLAAVEKETLIREQQEDCSIADLMKRVRLGVEKKRVSFYEKSGLLYRCYTDKQGRKYEQLLIPRKYRRQLLELAQENAWAGHLGLKKTKARMAQGFYWPYCWKDIEQFVRSCDTCQRVGKSADKWKAPTKLVPVITKPFRRMVIDIVGPLPESTNGCRYVLTALCVATKLPEAIPLKEVNSSQVVGALLSMFARVGFPSEIQCDNGSVFTSCLSSTFLERCGIKVVHSSIHRPQSNPVERMHSVLKRILRALCFERHCDWEACIPAAMFALRSAPHESTGFSPAELVYGRSLRTPLRMLRESWEGSDDDPNVVSYVLHLLQRLGKTKDIVENHMKAAQTLSKEYYDKSAKNALLKWVAK, from the exons ATGGAGAAGTGCAAGGTCAAAGAACTTCTCCAAATTTGTGTGGAGTTGGGCATTGAGTTGGgctcagcaaaaagaaagaatgcgATCCTTGAGGTCATGAGGACTGGGGACGTAACGGctgaggaagccgaagaggcctGGGCGGATATCAATGAACTGTGGGAGCAGCAGGAAAAACGGCGCGAGGAGGAAGGAAAACGTCGCgaggaggaaaaggaagagaaacgtcgcgaggaggaaaggagagaaaaacgtcgcgaggaggaaaaggaagaaaaacgtcgcgaggaggaaaaggaagagaAACGTCGCGAGCACGAATTTAAAATGAAAGAGTTGGAGGCCCGAATTAGCTCGCCGGCGCCTAGTCTCGCTTCTGACGGTCCAAGAATACGCGATCAACTTCCACCCTTTGTCGTCGGAGAGGATATGGCCAAATACCTCGTAAAATTTGAGCTTGTGTGCGAACGGAATGGCATTGAGCGATCTCTCTGGGCACAGAATCTGTCAGCCTTGCTTCCTGGGGAGGCATCGAACGTAATAACTTGCTTATCGAAAGAGGCGTTCGAAAGCTACAGTGACGTGAAGGAAGCGCAACTGCGGAAGTACAAATTGTCGCCCGAAGCTTTCCGGCAGAGGTTCCGGTATGCAAAAAAGGGCAGGGAGTCGAATGTTGACTTCGCGTTTCGTCTAACAGCCGACCTGGTGGAATGGCTGAAGGGCGAAGAGGTTTTCGACGACCGCGATAAAAGCATCGAGTGCATCGCGCTAGAGCAGTTCTACCGTTGCATTGATGAGGATATCAGGCtctggctgcaagataggctaaagGAGGTTAAGCTAAGCAAGGCAGCAGAGTTAGCGGAAGAGTATTACACCCGCCGCAGCATGCACAGCACGGCAGTGCGCGTAGAAAAAACCGATAGGAGAGATGGTTTTTCCAGGAAGTCCGACGAACGGAAGCAAATCACCCGTCGCGAGTCTCGGAAAGACGAGTCCCTTACCGAAGAAACTCTAAGGGAAGGACAGAATGCATCTCAGAAGGCTAACGATGGTCCCAAGCAGCGAAACGATGCGACGCGTTCTTTTGA AAAACGAAAGCCGTTAACCTGCTACAACTGCCAAAAGCAAGGGCATATCGCGGCGAACTGCCAAGAGAAAATTGCTTTTGCAACAATACgggaaacaaacaaaaacatgcGACTATTGGAGCCATATATGCAGGAAATTATGGTAAATAGCAAGAAGTGCAGAGCACTTCGGGACTCGGCAGGAActatggacgttgtccacccgtctttcGTCTCTTCGAGCGATTTTACGGGAGAATGCGCTTGGATACGGCAAGTGGCCGAGGAGGAGAGTGT catgttgCCGATCGCAACAGTTATCGTTGAAGGAGAGTTCGGGAAACTTAACACAGAGGCCGCTGTGTCTGCCGCCCTCCCGGAGCATTTTCCCTACCTCTTCTCAAATAGCTCGGAGCAGCTGCTGAAGGATCAGGGCGAATCATTCTTCGCCGACGTGGCGTACATGGCCCTCACGCGATCCAAAGCGCGTCAGCTGTCGAAGGAACTTGACTTGGCGGCGGTGAGCGAACAGCGGGGTGACGCACGGACCGATCAAGGTAATTTGAGTGGCGAGCAGGCACGGGAGATGCAGAGCTCGGAGGCTGGCCTGGGCGAGCGTGGCCTGGAAGTTACTGGGAGTGACACGTGCAGTGCTAGTCGCGATGTAGACACGACGGCGCAGTTAGGTGACGCGGGCTCCACACTCGCTCCAGTTTCCGCCAGCTGGCAGCAGCTAGCTGCAGTTGAAAAGGAAACTCTGATTCGCGAGCAGCAGGAAGATTGCTCCATAGCCGATCTGATGAAGCGCGTCAGACTGGGGGTGGAGAAAAAGAGGGTTTCATTTTACGAGAAATCGGGCTTATTGTACCGCTGCTACACGGATAAGCAGGGTCGCAAATATGAGCAGCTTCTGATTCCTCGGAAATATCGCCGTCAGTTACTGGAACTCGCGCAGGAAAATGCGTGGGCTGGGCACCTTGGCTTAAAAAAGACCAAGGCTAGAATGGCTCAGGGGTTTTATTGGCCGTATTGTTGGAAGGATATCGAACAATTCGTGCgctcttgcgacacctgccagagAGTCGGCAAATCCGCTGACAAGTGGAAGGCACCGACGAAATTGGTGCCAGTCATAACAAAACCTTTTCGGCGAATGGTAATCGACATTGTAGGTCCTCTGCCAGAGTCAACGAACGGTTGTAGGTATGTTCTGACCGCCCTGTGTGTCGCGACAAAGTTACCAGAGGCGATACCTCTTAAGGAGGTAAATTCCTCACAGGTCGTAGGCGCTCTGCTCTCAATGTTCGCACGCGTGGGGTTCCCTTCCGAGATTCAGTGCGACAACGGCAGCGTCTTCACCAGCTGCCTAAGTTCTACTTTTTTGGAAAGATGCGGCATTAAAGTGGTGCACAGTTCTATCCATCGCCCACAGTCTAACCCAGTAGAGCGAATGCACTCGGTGTTGAAACGAATATTGAGAGCTCTGTGCTTTGAGCGTCATTGTGACTGGGAGGCCTGCATTCCCGCAGCTATGTTCGCCTTGAGATCTGCTCCCCATGAGAGCACAGGCTTTAGCCCCGCGGAGCTTGTATATGGCCGGAGCCTAAGAACTCCGCTGCGCATGCTACGAGAGTCTTGGGAGGGCAGTGACGACGACCCAAATGTAGTCTCCTACGTCCTCCACCTCCTCCAGAGGCTCGGGAAAACAAAAGATATTGTAGAGAACCACATGAAGGCGGCGCAAACCTTGTCAAAGGAATACTACGACAAGTCAGCAAAAAACGCACTTTTGAAGTGGGTAGCCAAGTGA